The following proteins are co-located in the Mesorhizobium sp. M1E.F.Ca.ET.045.02.1.1 genome:
- a CDS encoding putative glycolipid-binding domain-containing protein, with product MQASILWRRLDQEGHDGCLLAKTGDGWNLKGQAVFIQEGAPCGLSYEIDCDAGWRARAARVAGFLGGDALHYQFDRLDDSGWTLNGKRQTQVADLVDLDLGFTPASNLLPIRRLGLRPGISTPAPAAYLAFPELRLERLDQTYSRLDDTRYAYAAPKFGYHQVLEVSSSGFVVDYPGLWKAIACAERA from the coding sequence ATGCAGGCCTCGATCCTCTGGCGCCGGCTCGACCAGGAAGGGCACGACGGCTGCCTGCTTGCCAAGACCGGCGACGGCTGGAACCTGAAAGGGCAGGCCGTGTTCATACAGGAAGGCGCACCGTGCGGGCTTTCCTATGAGATCGACTGCGATGCCGGATGGCGGGCCCGCGCCGCGCGCGTTGCAGGATTTCTCGGCGGCGACGCACTCCACTATCAGTTCGACAGGCTTGATGACAGCGGTTGGACGCTCAACGGCAAAAGGCAGACGCAAGTGGCCGATCTTGTCGACCTCGACCTTGGTTTCACGCCGGCGTCGAATCTCCTGCCGATCCGGCGCCTTGGCCTGAGGCCCGGCATTTCGACGCCCGCTCCGGCGGCCTATCTGGCCTTTCCCGAGCTGAGGCTTGAACGCCTCGACCAGACCTATAGCCGCCTCGACGATACCCGCTATGCCTATGCCGCGCCGAAATTCGGCTACCACCAGGTGCTGGAGGTTTCGTCGTCCGGCTTC